A window from Candidatus Bathyarchaeota archaeon encodes these proteins:
- the asnS gene encoding asparagine--tRNA ligase has translation MESTVSYTPIQRILEGNYEGKHVRIRGWIYRKRETKNAIFILTRDSTGVIQCTVKHDSPAWEEAEKATIESSVILEGVVKRDKRAPGGFELRTEKLTIVGLAEVFPIRKDYSEDFLRDVRHLWLRSRRMTLIMLVRSRILEFIREFFKNRGYIEVSPPMFISSACEGGATLFGLKYFDKELYLTQSAQLHLEALIYSLEKVYCIAPSFRAEKSRTIRHLAEYWHVEAEAAFTTMEDMMKLEEDLVAYVCHKTAKECRNELEALKVDVKKLVEVKTPFPRITYNEAIERLQGKGFKIKWGEDLGYDEEKALAEDFGHPFFIYAYPRKIKAFYCKTYRDNPELVMSEDMLVPRIGEIITGGAREDDKDELIKRLKEFGLREEDYEWYIDLRRYGTVPHAGFGLGVERLMAWMLDLDNVMDAIPFPRTIRRFYP, from the coding sequence ATGGAATCAACGGTTTCATATACTCCGATACAGCGAATTTTGGAAGGGAATTACGAGGGAAAACATGTTCGAATTAGGGGTTGGATTTATCGTAAGAGGGAAACGAAAAATGCAATTTTCATTTTGACACGTGACTCTACAGGCGTAATTCAATGCACAGTTAAGCATGATAGCCCAGCATGGGAAGAAGCTGAAAAAGCCACAATTGAATCCTCAGTAATCTTAGAAGGTGTCGTTAAGAGGGATAAACGGGCTCCGGGAGGATTTGAATTAAGAACTGAAAAGCTGACTATTGTAGGCTTAGCTGAAGTTTTCCCCATAAGGAAAGATTACAGCGAAGACTTCCTGCGTGACGTTAGGCATTTATGGCTTAGAAGCCGCCGTATGACTCTCATAATGCTTGTCAGAAGCAGAATTCTAGAGTTTATACGGGAATTCTTCAAAAACAGAGGATACATCGAAGTTTCCCCGCCAATGTTCATTTCAAGTGCATGCGAAGGAGGAGCAACCCTTTTCGGCTTAAAATACTTTGATAAAGAACTCTACTTAACCCAAAGCGCTCAACTTCACCTAGAAGCCCTAATCTACTCGCTGGAAAAAGTTTATTGTATTGCCCCCTCTTTTAGAGCTGAAAAAAGCAGGACAATTCGACATTTAGCTGAATACTGGCATGTTGAGGCTGAAGCCGCCTTCACAACCATGGAGGACATGATGAAACTTGAAGAAGACCTAGTAGCCTACGTCTGTCACAAAACAGCCAAAGAATGCAGAAATGAACTCGAAGCCTTAAAAGTTGACGTCAAAAAGCTAGTAGAGGTTAAGACTCCGTTTCCAAGAATAACCTACAATGAGGCAATTGAGAGGCTTCAAGGGAAGGGATTTAAAATCAAGTGGGGAGAAGACCTCGGCTATGACGAAGAGAAAGCCTTAGCAGAAGATTTTGGACACCCATTCTTCATCTACGCCTATCCAAGAAAGATTAAGGCATTCTACTGCAAAACCTACCGCGACAACCCCGAACTAGTAATGTCAGAGGACATGCTTGTTCCAAGAATAGGCGAAATAATAACTGGAGGAGCCCGCGAAGACGACAAGGACGAACTTATTAAACGCCTAAAAGAGTTCGGTTTACGAGAGGAAGACTACGAATGGTACATTGACTTGAGACGCTACGGAACAGTTCCGCACGCCGGTTTCGGCTTAGGAGTTGAAAGACTTATGGCATGGATGCTTGACCTAGACAACGTGATGGATGCCATACCATTCCCAAGAACAATAAGAAGGTTTTATCCATAA
- a CDS encoding TIGR00269 family protein, whose protein sequence is MSAEMPAICNRCHSANAEIHIAYAKLNLCPNCFREYYVNRIRKTVEDFKMFKPKDRVGVAVSGGKDSMALLHVLRQAFPAVELIALHVDLGIKGYSEHCRQKVEELTEMLNVKLEVFNLKKELGFSIDDFKKTIYKRKICSACGTIKRHIFEVLAKRAETRVLATGHNLDDIVSVMFNNFFHGNWAQLVRLKPVLEPLTPNQTFKVKPLIKTPENENLLYCLYLNVPFRKENCPHAHIERLEKNREMLEYLSKDNPNFKYQMLKSFLKLIPILEKHVEKPKLINCKVCGYPSSSEICAFCKRVETVKKAMEG, encoded by the coding sequence ATGTCTGCTGAAATGCCAGCCATATGTAACAGGTGCCATTCGGCCAACGCCGAAATTCACATAGCATACGCCAAACTTAACCTCTGCCCAAACTGCTTCAGAGAATACTATGTTAACAGAATTAGAAAAACTGTTGAAGATTTTAAGATGTTTAAGCCTAAGGACCGTGTAGGCGTTGCGGTTTCCGGCGGAAAGGATAGTATGGCTCTTCTGCACGTTCTTAGACAAGCATTTCCAGCAGTTGAACTTATCGCTTTGCATGTCGACTTAGGAATTAAAGGTTATTCTGAACATTGCCGACAAAAAGTTGAAGAACTTACCGAAATGCTTAACGTAAAACTTGAAGTTTTCAACCTTAAAAAAGAACTTGGCTTTTCAATAGACGACTTTAAAAAGACCATTTATAAGCGAAAAATCTGCTCTGCATGCGGAACCATAAAGCGGCACATATTTGAAGTTTTAGCTAAAAGAGCTGAAACAAGAGTCTTAGCTACTGGCCATAACTTAGACGACATAGTCTCAGTCATGTTCAACAACTTTTTCCATGGAAACTGGGCTCAACTTGTAAGATTAAAACCAGTTCTAGAACCTTTAACACCGAATCAAACCTTCAAAGTTAAACCGCTCATAAAAACTCCTGAAAATGAAAACCTTCTCTATTGCCTATATTTAAATGTTCCATTCCGAAAGGAAAACTGTCCTCACGCCCACATAGAAAGACTTGAAAAGAACAGGGAAATGCTTGAATACCTATCCAAGGATAATCCTAACTTTAAGTATCAAATGCTGAAAAGCTTCCTTAAACTAATTCCAATTTTAGAAAAGCATGTTGAAAAGCCAAAACTTATAAACTGCAAAGTTTGCGGTTACCCATCGTCATCTGAAATCTGCGCATTTTGCAAAAGAGTTGAAACCGTTAAAAAAGCTATGGAAGGATAA
- a CDS encoding YkgJ family cysteine cluster protein, with amino-acid sequence MLVDALSKRKYPIESGQPCRRHNCIKCCIKTEMPLTKADIELISSLGYKTEDFAIKTDEGWRLKNKFGKCVFLTENGCRIYDFRPQGCRLYPLIYDEELDKPILDELCPYREEFKVEKSNIEKLLRLIKELEAEN; translated from the coding sequence ATGCTGGTAGACGCTTTGAGCAAAAGGAAATATCCAATTGAAAGCGGGCAACCATGCAGAAGACACAATTGTATAAAGTGCTGTATAAAAACAGAAATGCCCCTCACAAAAGCGGACATCGAATTAATCTCAAGTTTAGGCTACAAAACTGAAGATTTCGCAATTAAAACCGACGAAGGGTGGAGGTTAAAGAACAAATTTGGAAAATGTGTCTTCTTAACTGAAAATGGATGCAGAATTTACGATTTTAGACCTCAAGGATGCAGGCTTTACCCGCTCATATATGATGAAGAATTAGACAAGCCTATCCTAGATGAACTTTGCCCTTACAGAGAAGAGTTTAAAGTTGAAAAATCAAACATTGAAAAACTGCTGAGGCTCATTAAAGAACTTGAAGCTGAAAATTAA
- a CDS encoding geranylgeranylglycerol-phosphate geranylgeranyltransferase yields MGKFKAFIGLLRPVNCFMMGFAVIVGATLTVGVNIINEWFNLFWGFITGFTLTGSAMVINDYYDREIDAINEPERPIPSGIVSPNQALAFAFILALIGFLSALKTNLLCLAVAVIAWLISVSYATFGKRTGLFGNFLVSACVAIPFIYGNLIVEKFSLMVFLFAAMAFLSNTGREITKGIVDVEGDKARNVRTLAVSFGSRAAAIASVFFYLFAVALSPLPVILRLVSSWWFIPFVTITDIGLIYSSIMLLRDYSRENAKKIKNMVLVWFIFGLLAFMFGSL; encoded by the coding sequence TTGGGAAAGTTTAAAGCTTTCATCGGTTTGCTTCGGCCAGTCAACTGCTTTATGATGGGATTCGCAGTTATAGTCGGTGCAACCTTAACTGTTGGAGTAAACATCATTAATGAATGGTTTAATCTTTTTTGGGGATTTATAACCGGTTTTACGCTTACTGGCTCAGCAATGGTAATAAACGACTATTATGACCGAGAAATAGACGCTATAAACGAGCCTGAAAGACCCATTCCAAGCGGAATTGTAAGCCCGAATCAGGCTCTTGCATTCGCTTTTATACTTGCCCTAATAGGTTTTCTGTCAGCTTTAAAAACTAATCTTCTGTGCCTAGCAGTTGCGGTTATAGCTTGGTTGATTTCTGTGAGTTATGCAACTTTTGGAAAACGCACCGGACTGTTTGGCAACTTCCTTGTAAGCGCATGCGTTGCCATACCCTTCATCTATGGAAATCTCATTGTTGAGAAATTCAGTTTGATGGTTTTTCTGTTTGCGGCTATGGCTTTTCTTTCTAATACTGGAAGGGAAATAACCAAGGGGATAGTTGATGTTGAAGGAGACAAAGCTAGAAATGTTAGAACTTTAGCTGTGAGTTTTGGAAGTCGAGCGGCAGCAATTGCATCGGTTTTCTTTTATCTTTTCGCAGTTGCGTTAAGTCCTTTACCAGTGATTTTAAGACTGGTTTCTTCTTGGTGGTTCATACCATTTGTGACAATAACGGATATAGGCCTCATCTATTCCTCAATAATGCTTCTTAGGGATTATTCGAGAGAGAACGCCAAAAAAATAAAGAATATGGTCCTCGTATGGTTTATATTTGGTTTGTTAGCTTTCATGTTTGGAAGCCTTTAA